A genome region from Micromonospora peucetia includes the following:
- a CDS encoding chromosome partitioning protein: protein MVDENVDRVHVPGQQPMPERDIEPLWPPDQIGGTDTPPWASTASPPSPVPPQGRPGHPPSPADYPSLTGGMPATGAGTTVPQGVGAGWSPPPAAHSGWEPDASAWAPPTAATQAPPTTPAGPGPVAPAGPGPTVPPASGPADPPVDATAPPGSDAAGPAVSGPAGDRRTAGVGGSLSEAAGGGVPAPRSPQTGPARVDLNMPFSLDHPAAPVPVASPHSQATARTVEGPGEPARGHAGRQDDPPPAAVAGIFSGGRPALPDPTPDPAGTTRADGVHPTVEAPTAHSPTTGGNEAGDPTTGGNGTGSPTTSGNGAGGGARMPAESPWAQPPQRPATTAVEPGPGPGAAGLAPAPQSAVPRQALLHHQSPAQRDPADQSPPQQNPAGQSPPQRDPAGQAPSPHAPPQNAAQGPVPHDPAGQGTPVGPATNLGADPAAQPDPGANVAAAQPDLGADPATAQQAAPPGPYPPQQAGPYPPQQAAPPGPYPPQQGGPPGPYPPRQASPPGPYPPQQGAPTPPGPYPPGWYPPTWQQAAPGAPAPDPQQAYQPAEGVTAVPPAQPDANWHPGITTPPTAEDFARRRQIRPADPVAAMGVRAVANRMGLRLAPGRHEQELRRDIETVRRNFGGLRQVTVVNPKGGAGKTVAILLLAMTFGQKRGGYVLAWDNNETQGTLGMRAQQDFHSRTVRDMLRDLGQFQGPHGRVGDLSQYVRSQGEGMFDVLASDESATGGEMLTAAAFAEIREVVSRFYKLIFVDTGNNVRAQNWQAAMDATDQLLVTMSARNDSAETAARMLDHLEQSGRQRLVRQAVTVVSMPPSRKEIDLPAIQEHFAARTRAVLLAPYERLIDTGEPIRYGGLSAATRDAWLKIAAAVAEGL from the coding sequence GTGGTGGACGAGAATGTCGACCGGGTCCACGTGCCCGGCCAGCAGCCGATGCCGGAGCGGGACATCGAACCACTCTGGCCACCGGACCAGATCGGCGGCACCGACACGCCGCCCTGGGCGTCGACCGCCTCGCCACCGTCCCCCGTCCCGCCGCAGGGCCGGCCGGGTCACCCGCCCTCGCCGGCCGACTACCCGTCCCTGACCGGCGGGATGCCGGCCACCGGTGCGGGAACGACCGTGCCGCAGGGCGTGGGCGCCGGGTGGTCGCCTCCACCGGCTGCCCACTCCGGATGGGAGCCGGACGCCTCGGCCTGGGCACCGCCGACAGCCGCCACCCAAGCCCCACCGACCACCCCGGCGGGCCCGGGACCAGTCGCCCCGGCGGGCCCCGGCCCGACCGTCCCGCCAGCCTCGGGCCCGGCCGACCCTCCCGTCGACGCGACCGCCCCGCCGGGCTCGGACGCGGCGGGCCCGGCCGTCTCCGGTCCGGCCGGTGATCGCAGGACGGCCGGGGTGGGCGGGAGTCTGTCGGAGGCCGCCGGAGGCGGCGTACCCGCTCCCCGTTCTCCGCAGACCGGCCCCGCCCGGGTCGATCTCAACATGCCGTTCAGCCTCGACCATCCGGCAGCGCCCGTTCCGGTCGCGTCCCCGCACTCCCAGGCCACCGCCAGGACCGTCGAGGGCCCGGGCGAGCCGGCCCGGGGGCACGCCGGACGGCAGGACGATCCCCCGCCGGCCGCCGTTGCCGGTATCTTCTCCGGTGGCCGGCCTGCACTCCCTGACCCGACGCCTGACCCCGCCGGAACGACCAGGGCCGACGGCGTCCACCCGACCGTCGAGGCCCCGACGGCCCACAGCCCGACGACGGGCGGGAACGAGGCCGGCGACCCGACGACCGGTGGAAACGGAACCGGCAGCCCGACGACCAGTGGAAACGGGGCCGGCGGCGGGGCGCGGATGCCGGCGGAGTCACCGTGGGCGCAGCCGCCGCAGCGACCCGCCACGACGGCCGTCGAGCCCGGGCCAGGGCCCGGCGCCGCCGGCCTGGCGCCCGCGCCCCAGAGCGCCGTACCCCGACAGGCCCTTCTCCATCACCAGAGCCCCGCCCAGCGAGACCCGGCCGACCAGAGCCCACCCCAGCAAAACCCGGCCGGGCAGAGCCCACCCCAACGAGACCCGGCCGGGCAGGCCCCGTCCCCACATGCCCCGCCGCAGAATGCGGCCCAGGGCCCGGTCCCGCACGACCCGGCTGGGCAGGGCACGCCGGTCGGGCCGGCGACGAACCTCGGGGCCGACCCGGCGGCTCAGCCCGACCCCGGGGCCAACGTGGCAGCGGCCCAGCCCGACCTCGGAGCCGACCCGGCGACGGCGCAGCAGGCCGCCCCGCCTGGTCCCTACCCACCGCAGCAGGCCGGGCCCTACCCACCACAGCAAGCTGCCCCGCCCGGCCCGTACCCGCCACAGCAGGGCGGTCCGCCCGGGCCGTACCCGCCGCGACAGGCCAGCCCGCCCGGCCCGTACCCGCCGCAGCAGGGTGCCCCGACGCCGCCCGGGCCGTACCCGCCCGGCTGGTACCCGCCGACCTGGCAGCAGGCCGCTCCAGGAGCCCCCGCCCCGGATCCGCAGCAGGCGTACCAGCCGGCGGAGGGGGTCACCGCGGTGCCGCCGGCACAGCCCGACGCGAACTGGCACCCGGGGATCACCACCCCGCCGACGGCCGAGGACTTCGCCCGCCGCCGGCAGATCCGCCCCGCCGACCCGGTGGCCGCGATGGGCGTACGGGCGGTGGCGAACCGGATGGGGCTGCGGCTGGCGCCGGGACGGCACGAGCAGGAGTTGCGGCGGGACATCGAGACGGTGCGCCGCAACTTCGGCGGGCTGCGCCAGGTGACCGTGGTGAACCCGAAGGGTGGCGCCGGCAAGACGGTGGCCATCCTGCTGCTGGCGATGACGTTCGGCCAGAAGCGCGGCGGCTACGTGCTGGCCTGGGACAACAACGAGACCCAGGGCACCCTCGGGATGCGCGCCCAGCAGGACTTCCACTCCCGTACGGTGCGGGACATGCTGCGGGACCTGGGCCAGTTCCAGGGCCCGCACGGGCGGGTGGGTGACCTTTCGCAGTACGTCCGCTCGCAGGGTGAGGGGATGTTCGACGTCCTCGCCTCGGACGAGTCGGCCACCGGCGGCGAGATGCTCACCGCCGCCGCGTTCGCCGAGATCCGCGAGGTGGTCAGCCGGTTCTACAAGCTGATCTTCGTGGACACCGGCAACAACGTCCGGGCCCAGAACTGGCAGGCCGCGATGGACGCCACCGACCAGTTGCTGGTCACCATGTCGGCCCGTAACGACTCGGCCGAGACGGCCGCCAGAATGCTGGACCACCTGGAGCAGAGTGGCCGGCAGCGGCTGGTCCGGCAGGCGGTAACCGTGGTCTCCATGCCGCCGTCACGCAAGGAGATCGACCTGCCGGCGATCCAGGAGCACTTCGCGGCCCGCACCCGGGCGGTGCTGCTCGCGCCGTACGAGCGCCTCATCGACACCGGCGAGCCGATCCGGTACGGGGGACTTTCCGCCGCCACCCGGGACGCCTGGCTGAAGATCGCCGCCGCCGTCGCGGAGGGGTTGTAG
- a CDS encoding DUF3151 domain-containing protein, whose translation MQNLLPEPPATLLPAHDEADAALADAEQAGSDEAYAKVAARFPTYSAGWGALAARAFATGQVVPAYAYARTGYHRGLDQLRRSGWKGFGPVPWSHEPNQGFLRCLYVLSRAADEIGEADEAARCAQFLRDCDPAAADALASN comes from the coding sequence ATGCAGAACCTGTTGCCGGAACCACCGGCCACCCTCCTCCCCGCGCACGACGAGGCCGACGCCGCCCTGGCCGACGCCGAGCAGGCCGGCAGCGACGAGGCGTACGCCAAGGTGGCGGCACGCTTCCCGACCTACAGTGCCGGCTGGGGTGCGCTGGCCGCGCGGGCGTTCGCCACCGGCCAGGTCGTCCCGGCGTACGCCTACGCGCGCACCGGCTACCACCGGGGCCTGGACCAGCTGCGCCGCAGCGGCTGGAAGGGGTTCGGTCCGGTGCCGTGGTCGCACGAGCCGAACCAGGGCTTCCTGCGCTGCCTCTACGTGCTGTCCCGGGCCGCCGACGAGATCGGCGAGGCGGACGAGGCGGCCCGCTGCGCCCAGTTCCTCCGCGACTGCGACCCGGCAGCCGCGGACGCGCTGGCGAGCAACTGA
- a CDS encoding LOG family protein yields MPTPPPADVIEPHTCTDEIETRAEFDRRLATGSLVGLTVQGLRLDLDPVPDLTAVEVTGTLFVGCRFANREVGADLVRRGANVVPPFSGLPYPTQPSHLYTPEELAAGFAEGGFAGMYDTRVYEHFRAHGGALPDVREALGQRLHDHGVDNALADATRAWLATHGPQSVVGIMGGHAVPRGSAPYRTAAVLGWELARADRLVVTGGGPGVMEAANLGAHLALRPAEDLDAAIDLLAAAPDFTDHDRYTAAALRVRELYGQPVPLPRPRAADPGSVSRADSATLASGDVDWARAGGLAIPTWLYGHEPANLFAGRIAKYFSNAIREDTILRLARGGIVFAPGRAGTVQEVFQAATKTYYGTDGASGAYVFLDRAYWTDELPVESLLRPLLGASPFGDLSATVHLTDDVHEAVRVLTATH; encoded by the coding sequence GTGCCGACCCCACCTCCCGCGGACGTCATCGAGCCGCACACCTGTACCGACGAGATCGAGACCCGCGCCGAGTTCGACCGGCGGCTGGCCACCGGCAGCCTGGTCGGGCTGACCGTGCAGGGGCTGCGGCTCGACCTCGATCCCGTTCCCGACCTCACCGCCGTCGAGGTGACCGGCACCCTCTTCGTGGGGTGCCGCTTCGCCAACCGCGAGGTCGGCGCCGACCTGGTCCGGCGCGGCGCGAACGTGGTGCCGCCGTTCTCCGGGCTGCCCTACCCGACCCAGCCGTCGCACCTCTACACCCCCGAGGAACTGGCCGCCGGCTTCGCCGAGGGCGGTTTCGCCGGGATGTACGACACCCGGGTCTACGAGCACTTCCGGGCGCACGGCGGGGCGCTGCCGGACGTCCGGGAGGCACTCGGTCAGCGGCTGCACGACCACGGCGTGGACAACGCGCTGGCCGATGCCACCCGCGCCTGGCTGGCCACCCACGGGCCGCAGTCGGTGGTCGGCATCATGGGCGGGCACGCGGTGCCGCGCGGCAGCGCGCCGTACCGGACAGCGGCGGTGCTCGGCTGGGAGCTGGCCCGGGCCGACCGGCTGGTGGTGACCGGCGGCGGCCCCGGGGTGATGGAGGCCGCCAACCTCGGCGCCCACCTCGCGCTGCGGCCGGCCGAGGACCTGGACGCCGCGATCGACCTGCTCGCCGCGGCGCCGGACTTCACCGACCACGACCGCTACACGGCGGCGGCGCTGCGGGTCCGGGAGCTCTACGGCCAGCCGGTGCCGTTGCCCCGGCCCCGGGCCGCCGACCCCGGCAGCGTGTCTCGCGCCGACTCGGCGACGCTGGCCAGCGGCGACGTGGACTGGGCCCGCGCCGGCGGGCTGGCCATCCCGACCTGGCTGTACGGGCACGAGCCGGCGAACCTGTTCGCCGGCCGGATCGCCAAGTACTTCTCCAACGCCATCCGCGAGGACACCATCCTGCGGCTGGCCCGGGGCGGGATCGTCTTCGCCCCCGGACGGGCGGGCACGGTGCAGGAGGTGTTCCAGGCCGCGACCAAGACCTACTACGGCACCGACGGCGCCAGCGGCGCGTACGTCTTCCTGGACCGCGCGTACTGGACCGACGAGCTGCCGGTGGAGTCGCTGCTGCGGCCGTTGCTGGGTGCCTCGCCGTTCGGCGACCTGTCGGCCACCGTGCACCTCACCGACGACGTCCACGAGGCCGTCCGGGTGCTCACCGCGACGCACTGA
- the fbaA gene encoding class II fructose-bisphosphate aldolase produces the protein MPIASPETYAEMLDRAKAGRYAYPAINVTSSQTLNAALKGFADAESDGIIQVSTGGAEYLSGPSVKDMVTGSVAFAAYAHEVAKKYPVNIALHTDHCPQEKLDKFVRPLMQISKERVAAGQEPLFQSHMWDGSAVPVAENLRIAAELLDRAAEAKIVLEIEVGVVGGEEDGVENAINDKLYTTVEDGLAMVEALGLGEKGRYMAALTFGNVHGVYKPGNVKLRPEILNQIQEAVGAKYGKEKPLSLVFHGGSGSLLSEIREALDYGVVKMNIDTDTQYTFTRPVADHMLRNYDGVLKVDGEVGNKKLYDPRAWGKAAEAGMATRVAEACEHLRSAGTTLAK, from the coding sequence ATGCCCATCGCTTCCCCCGAGACCTACGCGGAGATGCTGGACCGTGCCAAGGCCGGCCGGTACGCGTACCCCGCGATCAACGTGACGTCCTCGCAGACCCTGAACGCGGCGCTGAAGGGCTTCGCCGACGCGGAGAGCGACGGCATCATCCAGGTCTCGACCGGTGGCGCGGAATACCTCTCCGGCCCCTCCGTGAAGGACATGGTCACCGGCTCGGTGGCGTTCGCCGCGTACGCGCACGAGGTCGCCAAGAAGTACCCGGTCAACATCGCCCTGCACACCGACCACTGCCCGCAGGAGAAGCTGGACAAGTTCGTCCGGCCGCTCATGCAGATCTCCAAGGAGCGGGTGGCCGCCGGCCAGGAGCCGCTGTTCCAGTCGCACATGTGGGACGGCTCGGCCGTGCCGGTGGCGGAGAACCTGCGGATCGCGGCCGAGCTGCTCGACCGGGCCGCCGAGGCCAAGATCGTCCTCGAGATCGAGGTCGGCGTGGTCGGCGGCGAGGAGGACGGCGTCGAGAACGCCATCAACGACAAGCTCTACACCACCGTCGAGGACGGCCTGGCCATGGTCGAGGCGCTCGGCCTGGGCGAGAAGGGCCGCTACATGGCGGCGCTGACCTTCGGCAACGTGCACGGCGTCTACAAGCCGGGCAACGTCAAGCTCCGCCCCGAGATCCTGAACCAGATCCAGGAGGCGGTCGGCGCCAAGTACGGCAAGGAGAAGCCGCTCAGCCTGGTCTTCCACGGCGGCTCCGGCTCGCTGCTCTCCGAGATCCGCGAGGCGCTGGACTACGGCGTGGTGAAGATGAACATCGACACCGACACCCAGTACACCTTCACCCGGCCGGTCGCGGACCACATGCTCCGCAACTACGACGGCGTACTCAAGGTGGACGGCGAGGTCGGCAACAAGAAGCTGTACGACCCGCGGGCCTGGGGCAAGGCCGCCGAGGCCGGCATGGCCACCCGCGTCGCCGAGGCCTGCGAGCACCTGCGCTCGGCCGGCACCACGCTCGCCAAGTGA
- a CDS encoding phage holin family protein, protein MGFLIRLAITAVALWVTTLIVPGVEVSGRSGTNSALTLVVVALIFGVVNAVLKPLIKVFGCVFYLLTLGLFALVVNALLFLLTDRIARALDLPFHVDGFWAAFWGAIVMAVATWLISVVVPDRWEGR, encoded by the coding sequence GTGGGCTTCCTTATCCGGTTGGCGATCACCGCCGTCGCGCTGTGGGTCACCACGCTGATCGTGCCCGGGGTGGAGGTGAGCGGCCGGTCCGGCACCAACAGTGCCCTCACGCTCGTCGTCGTGGCGTTGATCTTCGGTGTGGTGAACGCGGTGCTCAAGCCGCTGATAAAGGTGTTCGGCTGCGTCTTCTACCTGCTCACCCTCGGCCTGTTCGCGCTGGTCGTCAACGCCCTGCTGTTCCTGCTGACCGACCGGATCGCCCGGGCGCTGGACCTGCCGTTCCACGTGGACGGTTTCTGGGCCGCGTTCTGGGGCGCCATCGTGATGGCCGTGGCGACCTGGCTGATCAGCGTCGTCGTGCCCGACAGGTGGGAGGGGCGGTGA
- a CDS encoding LPXTG cell wall anchor domain-containing protein yields the protein MLKHSTRRWLAGLGVAGAIVAASASPASAEDTDVKLGVYTPNLTIAAGSVGKYPDVILSASAPVVLPRGFTVQYDYTDLVGKVTVKEEQDSGSDCTSPSAGLVTCTIHHEYDLDEGGTNIAGLFQVVVAPTDKAKDGDSGKLIVTLNGSGLKSVSHDATVRVGEGVDLDAGPETNLSLAPGTKFTAPLKVSNAGEHTAKGASVLFMNDYGLNAGKHYSNCTYVGDALRSCQFTENLPAGATFGTTLPYVLGKDAFAPGFKYGEILWMTPAEFEDYQGYLDSRGGTLGKPGTDGKLDLTEENKASRGAQADTNPDNDWSSLAVTVTGENSTDLEAIGAKLTGKAGDKVKAAVGVRNNGPATLDHGRAGSSITYMTVDVPKGTSAVAVPKSCAPVEGDNWGEPGEPGARQYRCYFETFLKAGDEAVMDFELRIDTVIANATGLVKVNVPCKCDGGFYKDLKPANDTAKLLVNATGGQGGGDGDGDGDGDGDGGTLPITGESTGLIAGIGGLLLVAGVGGYVITKRRKTRFVA from the coding sequence ATGCTCAAGCACTCCACCCGGCGCTGGCTTGCCGGGCTGGGCGTCGCAGGCGCGATCGTCGCCGCCTCCGCCAGCCCCGCGTCCGCCGAGGACACCGACGTCAAGCTCGGTGTGTACACCCCCAACCTGACGATCGCGGCCGGCTCCGTCGGCAAGTACCCCGACGTGATCCTCAGCGCCTCGGCCCCGGTCGTACTGCCGCGCGGGTTCACCGTTCAGTACGACTACACCGACCTCGTCGGCAAGGTCACCGTCAAAGAGGAGCAGGACAGCGGCTCGGACTGCACCAGCCCGTCCGCCGGCCTCGTGACCTGCACCATTCACCATGAATACGACCTGGACGAGGGTGGCACCAACATCGCCGGGCTCTTCCAGGTGGTCGTCGCCCCGACCGACAAGGCCAAGGACGGCGACAGCGGCAAGCTCATCGTGACCCTGAACGGCTCCGGGTTGAAGTCGGTCAGCCACGACGCCACGGTCCGGGTGGGCGAGGGCGTCGACCTGGACGCCGGGCCCGAGACGAATCTCTCCCTCGCGCCGGGTACGAAGTTCACCGCCCCGCTGAAGGTCAGCAACGCGGGCGAGCACACCGCCAAGGGCGCCAGCGTGCTCTTCATGAACGACTACGGCCTGAACGCGGGCAAGCACTACAGCAACTGCACATACGTGGGTGACGCGCTGCGTAGCTGCCAGTTCACCGAGAATCTGCCGGCGGGGGCGACCTTCGGCACCACCCTGCCGTACGTCCTCGGGAAGGACGCCTTCGCGCCCGGGTTCAAGTACGGAGAGATTCTCTGGATGACCCCGGCCGAGTTCGAGGACTACCAGGGCTACCTCGACAGCCGCGGGGGCACCCTCGGCAAGCCGGGCACCGACGGAAAGCTGGATCTCACCGAGGAGAACAAGGCTTCCCGGGGGGCACAGGCCGACACCAATCCGGACAACGACTGGTCCAGCCTGGCGGTCACGGTAACCGGCGAGAACAGCACCGACCTCGAGGCGATCGGAGCCAAGCTCACTGGCAAGGCGGGTGACAAGGTCAAGGCCGCCGTCGGGGTCCGCAACAACGGCCCGGCGACGCTCGACCACGGCCGTGCCGGCAGCAGCATCACCTACATGACGGTCGACGTGCCCAAGGGCACCAGCGCCGTCGCGGTGCCGAAGAGCTGCGCCCCCGTCGAGGGTGACAACTGGGGCGAGCCGGGTGAGCCGGGGGCGCGCCAGTACCGGTGCTACTTCGAGACGTTCCTGAAGGCAGGCGACGAGGCCGTCATGGACTTCGAGCTTCGCATCGACACGGTGATCGCGAACGCGACCGGTCTCGTGAAGGTCAACGTCCCCTGCAAGTGCGACGGCGGCTTCTACAAGGACCTCAAGCCCGCCAACGACACCGCCAAGCTCCTGGTGAACGCGACCGGCGGCCAGGGCGGCGGCGACGGCGACGGTGACGGTGACGGTGACGGTGACGGTGGCACCCTGCCGATCACCGGTGAGTCCACCGGCCTGATCGCGGGCATCGGCGGGCTGCTGCTCGTCGCCGGCGTGGGCGGCTACGTGATCACCAAGCGCCGCAAGACCCGCTTCGTGGCCTGA
- a CDS encoding 3' terminal RNA ribose 2'-O-methyltransferase Hen1: MLLTLTTTHRPATDLGHLLVKHPDRTHSFDVPVGTAHVFYPESGEQRCTAALLLDVDPLRLAGARGKGRGRQQAPAPDSFTLGRYVNDRPYAASSLLSSALSRVYRSALRGESRDRPELARTPIPLEVRVPVLRCRGGADVAVRVFGPLGWAVTATPIPLDERHPEWGDSRYVDLTLTGTVRVSDALNHLYVLLPVLDDAKHYWVAPDEVDKLLRAGESWLADHPERDLITRRYLAHRRTLAGLALARLAERQPTDEPAADETTVDETAGDGASGNGAAVGGGQAAAVRASLAARRREAVLGALVEADASRVLDLGCGGGALLATLVGDRRFTEIVGTDVSTHALALAARRLRLDRLPERQRDRIRLWQSALTYRDDRLLGYDAAVLMEVIEHVDPPRLPALEDAVFGHARPATVVVTTPNAEYNVRYEGLPAGRFRHPDHRFEWTRAQFAGWVSRVSATYGYTAATSGVGDDDPEVGAPTQLVVLTRKEHP, encoded by the coding sequence GTGCTGCTCACCCTGACCACCACCCACCGCCCGGCGACCGACCTCGGTCACCTGCTGGTCAAGCACCCCGACCGCACGCACTCCTTCGACGTGCCGGTCGGCACCGCGCACGTGTTCTACCCGGAGTCGGGCGAGCAGCGCTGCACCGCCGCCCTGCTGCTCGACGTCGATCCGCTACGGCTGGCCGGCGCGCGTGGCAAGGGTCGTGGCCGGCAGCAGGCCCCGGCTCCGGACAGCTTCACCCTCGGGCGGTACGTCAACGACCGGCCCTACGCGGCGTCCAGCCTGCTCTCCTCCGCACTGTCCAGGGTCTACCGCTCCGCCCTGCGCGGCGAGTCCCGGGACCGCCCCGAGCTGGCCCGTACGCCGATCCCGCTTGAGGTGCGGGTGCCGGTGCTGCGCTGCCGGGGTGGCGCGGACGTGGCGGTCCGGGTGTTCGGCCCGCTCGGTTGGGCGGTGACCGCCACCCCGATCCCACTCGACGAGCGGCACCCGGAGTGGGGCGACAGCCGGTACGTCGACCTGACGCTGACCGGCACGGTGCGGGTGTCCGACGCGCTCAACCACCTCTACGTCCTGCTGCCGGTGCTGGACGACGCCAAGCACTACTGGGTCGCCCCCGACGAGGTCGACAAGCTGCTCCGGGCCGGCGAGAGCTGGCTGGCCGACCACCCGGAACGCGACCTGATCACCCGCCGCTACCTGGCGCACCGACGGACGCTGGCCGGGCTGGCCCTGGCCCGCCTCGCCGAGCGGCAGCCGACCGACGAGCCAGCCGCCGACGAGACCACGGTGGACGAGACGGCCGGGGACGGGGCGAGCGGGAACGGGGCGGCCGTGGGGGGCGGGCAGGCTGCGGCCGTCCGGGCGTCGCTGGCCGCGCGACGGCGGGAGGCGGTGCTCGGCGCGCTCGTCGAGGCTGACGCGAGCCGGGTGCTGGATCTCGGCTGCGGCGGCGGCGCCCTGCTCGCCACGCTGGTCGGGGACCGCCGGTTCACCGAGATCGTCGGCACCGACGTGTCCACGCACGCGCTGGCCCTGGCCGCCCGGCGGCTGCGGCTGGACCGGCTGCCCGAACGGCAGCGGGACCGGATCCGGCTCTGGCAGTCCGCACTGACCTACCGGGACGACCGGCTGCTCGGGTACGACGCGGCGGTGCTGATGGAGGTGATCGAGCATGTCGACCCGCCTCGGCTGCCGGCGCTGGAGGACGCCGTGTTCGGTCACGCCCGGCCGGCCACCGTCGTGGTGACCACGCCAAACGCGGAATACAACGTGCGCTACGAGGGGCTGCCCGCCGGGCGGTTCCGGCACCCCGACCACCGCTTCGAGTGGACCCGCGCCCAGTTCGCCGGCTGGGTGAGCCGGGTCTCCGCCACGTACGGCTACACCGCCGCGACCAGCGGCGTCGGCGACGACGATCCCGAGGTCGGCGCCCCCACCCAGCTCGTCGTGCTGACCCGGAAGGAGCACCCGTGA